The following proteins are encoded in a genomic region of Pyrinomonadaceae bacterium:
- the murJ gene encoding murein biosynthesis integral membrane protein MurJ: protein MSDPPEQSPKSKVQDPKSENSPVLADESEGLKSGRNAAEIAGATIEPVGEATGRFPRPPIAKSENTGKSAFLVAAGILISRILGVIRQRVFAHYLGISDAAGAFDAAFRIPNFLQNVFGEGALSASFIPVYAKLLAKGDDREATRVANAVLTLLALITSVIVLIGIFTAPYWIIVFTKSFDEGTRELTIRLVRILFPGAGLLVFSAWCLGVLNSHRRFFLSYTAPVAWNLAIIGTLIWFGGSAEQFRLTEITAWGSVVGSALQFGVQLPTVLKLIKSFRPVLDLASESVRTVLRNFFPVFISRGVVQISAFVDAILAGLISEQAVASLTYAQSLYTLPISLFGMSVSAAELPAMSSALGTSDEVASELRIRLNNGLRRIALFIVPSVVAILTLGDVMVAVLYQTGQFGSEATRYVWAILAGSTIGLLASTLGRLYSSTYYALHDTRTPLRFAILRVTLGMALGYVVAIHVPPLLGIDPKWGAAGLTTSSGLVGWIEFVLLRRTLNKRIGRTGLSAAYMVKLWVAATGGAALAWGLKLLIGTRHPAIVASLVLVPYGLTYFALAWLWRVPEAAAVINRGLRTLRLKT from the coding sequence ATGAGTGACCCGCCGGAGCAAAGTCCAAAGTCGAAAGTCCAAGATCCAAAGTCCGAAAACTCCCCGGTGTTGGCAGACGAAAGCGAAGGTCTCAAATCCGGCCGCAATGCTGCCGAAATCGCCGGCGCCACAATCGAACCGGTCGGTGAAGCGACCGGCCGCTTTCCGCGCCCTCCTATCGCAAAATCCGAGAACACGGGAAAGTCGGCTTTCCTGGTAGCCGCCGGAATCCTTATCAGCCGCATTCTGGGAGTTATCCGTCAGCGGGTGTTTGCTCATTACCTCGGCATCTCTGACGCGGCCGGCGCGTTTGACGCAGCGTTTCGTATCCCGAACTTCCTGCAGAACGTGTTTGGCGAAGGCGCCCTCTCAGCGTCGTTTATCCCGGTCTACGCCAAGTTGCTGGCGAAAGGCGACGATAGGGAAGCCACCCGAGTGGCCAATGCAGTTTTAACTCTGCTGGCGTTGATCACGTCAGTGATTGTGCTGATCGGCATTTTCACCGCGCCATATTGGATCATTGTTTTTACAAAGAGCTTTGACGAGGGCACCCGTGAGTTAACCATCCGGCTCGTCAGGATCTTGTTTCCCGGCGCCGGCCTGCTGGTTTTTTCGGCTTGGTGTCTGGGAGTGCTCAACAGCCACCGGCGCTTTTTTCTGTCCTATACCGCGCCCGTGGCCTGGAACCTGGCAATCATCGGGACGCTGATTTGGTTTGGAGGTAGCGCAGAGCAGTTTCGTCTGACGGAAATTACCGCCTGGGGCTCAGTGGTCGGCAGCGCTCTCCAATTTGGCGTTCAATTGCCCACCGTTCTGAAACTGATTAAGAGCTTTCGGCCCGTGTTGGACCTGGCCAGCGAAAGCGTGCGAACTGTCCTGCGGAATTTTTTCCCTGTCTTCATTAGCCGCGGCGTAGTTCAGATTTCAGCTTTCGTGGATGCCATCCTGGCGGGGCTAATCAGTGAACAGGCCGTCGCTTCGCTCACGTACGCGCAAAGCCTCTACACATTGCCCATCAGCTTGTTCGGCATGTCGGTATCCGCCGCAGAGTTGCCGGCGATGTCGAGTGCCTTGGGCACCAGCGATGAAGTTGCTTCTGAGTTACGGATACGCCTCAATAACGGTCTGCGGCGAATCGCACTTTTTATCGTGCCGTCGGTGGTTGCAATCCTAACGCTGGGTGACGTGATGGTGGCCGTTCTTTATCAGACCGGCCAGTTCGGGAGCGAGGCGACCCGATACGTTTGGGCGATCCTGGCGGGCTCGACAATCGGGCTGTTGGCGTCGACGCTGGGCCGGCTTTACTCCTCGACTTACTATGCACTTCACGACACTCGCACGCCCCTGCGCTTCGCTATCCTGCGCGTAACCCTCGGAATGGCTCTCGGCTATGTAGTCGCGATTCACGTCCCGCCATTGTTGGGCATCGATCCTAAATGGGGAGCCGCCGGACTGACTACTTCGTCCGGACTGGTGGGCTGGATTGAATTTGTTTTACTGCGTCGAACTCTAAACAAGAGAATCGGCCGCACCGGGCTGTCCGCCGCATACATGGTGAAGCTCTGGGTCGCGGCCACCGGCGGCGCGGCGCTCGCGTGGGGCCTCAAGCTTCTCATCGGCACGCGGCATCCGGCCATTGTTGCGTCACTGGTGCTTGTGCCGTACGGCCTCACCTACTTTGCTCTTGCGTGGCTGTGGCGTGTTCCGGAAGCAGCCGCCGTCATTAATCGCGGTCTTCGCACTCTCCGTTTAAAGACTTAA
- a CDS encoding S8 family serine peptidase, whose amino-acid sequence MRHTNLLPITWRSLTAATIAVSLLLGILVSDKAQAQVNEPAAPTALARYTRDITAAAEQGKFDSFGDQSKETSRALAILAEQNNPVLLTDSQAERNVVIAGVARQIVRGQGPEELMGRRVLKLDLDKLFHDTKNAEQLKTTLTAVLSEIENSNTKVIVVIDPIHTLVGTSSAFDATVSEFVREAIAAGKFQCIGASTQGTFEEAIAGDKKLASLFTAIEITETTAVSETQTEEANVETADTEEFTGEKLSDELRQVIEAPGAPATVKVILQVSDLNNPELRSKLAQWGVTVNGEIARFKTLTVEVPTGAVSELATKEWAKYVSLDRPLTGLGHIETTIGETAMLAQTGNSGLDGTGIGIAVLDSGISSSHASIAGRIVHSLDFTGEGDTHDDYGHGTYVASMIVRQNGTYGGVAGGAKLLDYRVLNSRGTGSTSALLNALNAVLQYRTQHNIRVVNLSLGSVAVDSYKNDPVCRAVRRLVNAGIVVVAAAGNDGKDNDHAKLYGRIHSPGNEPSAITVGASNTFGTNRRSDDIVTTYSSRGPTRSYWTEWNGRRHYDNLMKPDLVAPGNKIIGSAAASNRMVSDNPALCVSQCSTDSGTMRMSGSSVSTPLVAGAAAVLLEANPKLTPNMVKMILMYTAQSLKGYNMLEQGAGQLNLEGAVRLAKLVRTDLTSTTSVGTSLLTSAAPTPTTTIASETFTWAQGVIFNHNWARGSALITKYQKVYGLGVLLSDGVLLSDGVLLSDNTKLSSGVLLSDNIMVSKGVLLSDGLVLMTNGVLLSDGVLLSDGVLIGDGVLISDGVLLADGVLISDGVLIADSLLSIRGVLVADVAPNFGGDNTSCMTAE is encoded by the coding sequence ATGAGACACACAAACCTACTACCGATTACCTGGCGCTCACTGACAGCGGCGACGATTGCCGTTTCCCTCTTGCTGGGCATTCTGGTGAGCGACAAAGCCCAGGCGCAGGTTAACGAACCAGCGGCTCCAACCGCTCTCGCGCGATACACCCGGGACATTACTGCCGCCGCCGAACAAGGCAAATTCGATTCGTTTGGCGACCAGTCTAAAGAGACCAGCCGCGCGCTGGCGATTCTGGCCGAGCAAAACAATCCTGTCCTGCTGACCGACTCGCAGGCTGAGCGTAACGTCGTCATCGCCGGAGTAGCCCGTCAGATCGTTCGGGGACAAGGACCGGAAGAATTGATGGGCCGTCGCGTGTTGAAACTCGACCTGGACAAGCTGTTCCACGATACAAAGAATGCCGAACAACTGAAGACCACACTTACAGCAGTTCTCTCCGAAATCGAAAATTCAAATACCAAAGTCATTGTCGTTATTGATCCCATTCACACCCTCGTCGGAACGTCGTCCGCGTTTGACGCGACCGTCTCCGAATTCGTGCGCGAAGCGATCGCGGCCGGCAAGTTCCAGTGCATCGGCGCTTCAACCCAGGGCACATTCGAAGAGGCGATAGCCGGCGACAAGAAGTTGGCGTCGCTGTTTACCGCGATCGAAATCACGGAAACGACCGCCGTTAGCGAAACGCAAACTGAAGAGGCTAACGTCGAGACCGCCGACACGGAAGAGTTCACCGGCGAAAAACTCTCGGATGAGTTGCGCCAGGTGATTGAAGCCCCCGGCGCACCGGCCACCGTAAAAGTCATTCTTCAAGTCAGCGACCTTAACAACCCCGAACTTCGCTCCAAGCTCGCGCAGTGGGGTGTTACGGTCAACGGCGAAATCGCTCGCTTCAAGACACTGACCGTTGAAGTTCCCACGGGCGCGGTTTCAGAGCTCGCCACTAAGGAGTGGGCAAAGTATGTGTCGCTCGACCGTCCGCTGACAGGCCTTGGTCACATTGAGACCACGATCGGCGAAACCGCGATGCTCGCTCAAACGGGCAATAGCGGTCTTGATGGTACGGGCATTGGCATTGCGGTGTTGGATTCCGGCATTTCTTCGAGTCACGCCAGCATCGCGGGCCGAATCGTCCACAGCCTTGATTTCACCGGCGAAGGCGATACTCATGACGACTATGGGCATGGCACCTACGTCGCTTCCATGATCGTTAGGCAGAACGGAACCTATGGTGGCGTGGCCGGTGGCGCCAAGCTGCTCGATTACCGTGTCCTGAACTCGCGCGGCACCGGTTCGACATCAGCCCTGCTGAACGCCCTGAACGCTGTCCTTCAATACAGAACGCAGCACAACATCCGCGTTGTGAATCTGAGTTTGGGCTCAGTAGCCGTGGATTCGTACAAAAACGACCCGGTGTGTCGCGCGGTCCGCCGCTTGGTTAACGCGGGCATCGTTGTAGTCGCCGCGGCCGGAAATGATGGCAAAGATAACGATCACGCGAAGCTTTACGGCCGGATTCATTCGCCCGGCAACGAACCGTCGGCGATTACGGTCGGCGCGTCAAACACTTTCGGCACCAACCGGCGCAGCGATGACATCGTCACCACCTACAGTTCAAGAGGACCCACGCGCAGCTATTGGACGGAATGGAATGGCCGCCGGCATTACGACAACTTAATGAAGCCCGACCTCGTTGCCCCCGGCAACAAGATCATCGGCTCAGCCGCCGCATCCAACCGGATGGTCTCGGATAACCCGGCACTCTGCGTCTCGCAGTGTTCTACGGACTCCGGAACCATGCGCATGAGCGGTTCTTCGGTTTCCACTCCGCTCGTTGCCGGCGCGGCTGCCGTCCTGCTCGAAGCCAACCCGAAGCTGACGCCGAACATGGTGAAGATGATCCTCATGTACACGGCGCAATCGTTGAAGGGTTACAACATGCTGGAGCAGGGCGCAGGCCAATTGAACCTCGAAGGTGCGGTGCGGCTGGCTAAGCTGGTTCGGACAGATTTGACCTCTACTACCTCGGTCGGCACGTCCCTGCTGACCTCAGCGGCGCCGACACCCACGACTACCATCGCGTCTGAGACGTTCACCTGGGCGCAGGGCGTGATCTTTAATCACAACTGGGCACGGGGTTCAGCGCTGATTACGAAGTACCAGAAAGTTTACGGCCTGGGCGTGCTGCTGAGTGACGGCGTGCTGCTCTCAGATGGTGTGCTGTTGAGCGATAACACAAAGCTTTCAAGTGGCGTGCTGCTCAGTGACAACATCATGGTGAGCAAGGGCGTTCTGCTCAGTGACGGCTTAGTCCTAATGACGAACGGCGTCCTCCTCAGTGACGGCGTCCTGCTTAGCGACGGAGTCCTGATTGGCGACGGCGTTCTGATTAGCGATGGCGTTCTCCTGGCAGATGGCGTGTTGATTAGCGACGGCGTGCTAATCGCAGACAGCTTGCTCAGCATCCGTGGTGTACTGGTGGCTGATGTTGCGCCCAATTTCGGCGGCGACAACACCAGCTGCATGACCGCGGAATAA
- a CDS encoding NAD(P)H-hydrate dehydratase, with amino-acid sequence MRELDRVTTERYGIPSLVLMENAAAATARVIASASSEIANRSVLVLCGRGNNGGDGAAAARLLAHAGANVTTILFGSIADTKGDARTNFEALASLAQDSSPAKGVVRLIECANDDDCGSAVKEKLSESPDVIVDALFGTGLTRPLQGVHAEAVRRVNALRGLANANTLVVSIDVPSGLNSDLPDPIGEAVHADITVTMTAPKIANVLPPASNYNGRLIVADIGSPAELISKVPTDLFLSEEADARRWLVETRYTPNSYKNTHGHALIVAGARGFTGAAALCANAAMRSGAGLVTVATPASAQAVVATQVMPEVMTAALAETDRGAVSDEAFDFFSKFSEKADVIAIGPGLSSEDERTRKFVRRVVENRRTPVVVDADGLNCLSPWPDDLRGSPELPIVLTPHPGEMLRLMGTSDKSALQDRIAAARKFASQHEVILLLKGGRSFVAAPDGRVFVNSTGNAGLGTAGAGDILTGVIAGFLAQAKSERVSGLDTVIAALYVSGLAGDLAARELGMRCMVASDIREHLSAAICSIDPRGEQP; translated from the coding sequence ATGCGCGAACTCGACCGCGTAACGACCGAGCGTTACGGCATTCCTTCGCTTGTCTTGATGGAGAACGCTGCCGCTGCGACCGCGCGAGTGATCGCCTCGGCGTCATCCGAAATCGCTAACCGTTCAGTCCTGGTATTGTGTGGCCGAGGCAACAACGGCGGAGACGGTGCGGCGGCCGCGAGGCTGCTGGCGCACGCGGGCGCGAACGTGACTACGATTCTGTTCGGTAGCATCGCGGACACAAAAGGGGACGCGCGGACTAACTTCGAAGCCTTAGCGAGCCTGGCCCAGGACAGTTCACCCGCGAAGGGCGTGGTCCGATTGATCGAATGTGCGAACGATGATGATTGCGGAAGTGCGGTTAAGGAGAAGTTAAGTGAATCGCCGGATGTAATCGTAGATGCTCTGTTCGGTACGGGTCTGACGCGCCCGCTTCAGGGAGTTCATGCTGAAGCCGTGCGACGCGTGAACGCGTTGCGAGGTCTCGCGAACGCTAACACGCTGGTGGTTTCAATCGATGTGCCGTCCGGATTGAATTCCGACTTGCCAGACCCGATTGGTGAAGCTGTTCATGCGGACATCACCGTCACGATGACGGCTCCGAAGATTGCGAACGTTCTTCCGCCCGCTTCGAACTATAACGGTCGGCTCATCGTGGCCGATATCGGCTCGCCGGCCGAGCTCATCTCCAAGGTACCGACCGATCTCTTTCTCAGCGAAGAAGCCGACGCGCGACGTTGGCTGGTTGAAACGCGCTACACCCCGAACTCTTACAAGAACACTCACGGTCACGCCCTCATCGTTGCCGGAGCGCGCGGCTTTACCGGCGCTGCGGCGTTATGTGCGAATGCCGCAATGCGTTCCGGCGCCGGGCTTGTGACGGTGGCGACGCCCGCGTCTGCTCAGGCAGTCGTCGCGACACAGGTCATGCCGGAAGTCATGACTGCCGCGTTGGCTGAAACGGATCGAGGCGCAGTTAGCGATGAAGCCTTCGATTTCTTTTCCAAGTTCAGCGAGAAAGCCGACGTCATCGCGATCGGACCCGGGCTTTCGTCTGAAGATGAGCGCACGCGAAAGTTCGTTCGTCGCGTCGTCGAGAACAGACGGACGCCGGTGGTGGTAGATGCTGACGGTTTGAATTGTCTCTCTCCCTGGCCGGACGACTTGCGCGGTTCGCCAGAACTGCCGATTGTCTTGACACCGCATCCAGGCGAGATGCTGCGGTTGATGGGAACGTCCGACAAGAGCGCCTTGCAAGATCGAATCGCGGCGGCGCGCAAATTCGCGTCTCAACACGAAGTGATCCTTCTGCTGAAAGGTGGCCGGTCATTCGTCGCTGCTCCCGATGGCCGCGTTTTCGTGAACTCAACCGGCAACGCGGGCTTGGGGACGGCAGGCGCTGGGGACATTCTCACTGGCGTCATCGCGGGATTTCTGGCGCAGGCTAAGAGTGAGAGAGTAAGTGGGCTCGATACGGTGATCGCAGCGCTTTATGTCAGCGGCCTCGCCGGCGATTTAGCCGCGCGCGAACTCGGCATGCGCTGCATGGTCGCATCAGACATTCGTGAACATCTGAGCGCTGCGATCTGTTCTATCGATCCGCGGGGAGAACAACCGTGA
- the tsaE gene encoding tRNA (adenosine(37)-N6)-threonylcarbamoyltransferase complex ATPase subunit type 1 TsaE, giving the protein MTAATHSIPTGEFVSNNEQETFDLGVRLGEQLRGGEILLLNGSLGAGKTVFVKGIAQALDVDEDDVSSPSFTLVNPYQGRLLLYHIDLYRLDEGASAAHAVDLDELLSDEEAVTIIEWAERMGRYPLPPSAFTISMTGDGDAPRKISINELE; this is encoded by the coding sequence ATGACGGCCGCGACTCACTCGATTCCAACCGGCGAGTTCGTTTCAAACAACGAACAAGAGACATTTGATCTCGGTGTGCGCCTTGGCGAGCAACTTCGCGGCGGAGAGATTCTGCTGCTGAACGGCTCGCTGGGCGCAGGGAAAACTGTGTTCGTCAAAGGGATCGCCCAAGCGCTCGACGTTGATGAAGACGACGTCAGCAGTCCTTCGTTCACCCTCGTCAATCCGTACCAGGGGCGACTGCTGCTCTATCACATCGATCTTTATCGCCTTGATGAAGGCGCGTCAGCCGCGCACGCGGTTGATCTCGACGAACTGCTTTCAGATGAAGAGGCGGTAACAATCATCGAATGGGCTGAACGAATGGGCAGATATCCATTACCGCCCTCGGCTTTTACCATTTCAATGACCGGTGATGGCGACGCGCCGCGTAAGATTTCCATAAATGAACTAGAATAG
- a CDS encoding BrxA/BrxB family bacilliredoxin produces MQYPEEFIKPFREELTRLGVEELRTSEAVDAAVQQSAGTLMIVVNSICGCAAGKARPGVAQALKHEVRPDRVATVFAGGDVEATARARSYFTGYAPSSPSIGLLKDGKLVYMMERWQIEGKGPADISSELINAFEQHCAKPA; encoded by the coding sequence ATGCAATATCCAGAAGAGTTTATTAAGCCATTCCGGGAAGAACTGACGCGGCTTGGCGTTGAAGAGTTGCGAACGTCCGAAGCGGTTGATGCAGCAGTCCAGCAATCGGCAGGCACGCTGATGATCGTAGTTAACTCGATCTGCGGATGTGCCGCGGGTAAAGCACGGCCCGGTGTCGCGCAGGCGTTGAAACATGAAGTGCGACCTGATCGAGTGGCGACAGTTTTCGCCGGCGGCGACGTCGAGGCTACCGCCAGAGCGCGCAGCTACTTTACCGGTTATGCGCCCTCGTCACCGTCGATTGGACTTCTGAAAGACGGTAAGTTGGTTTACATGATGGAGCGTTGGCAAATCGAAGGAAAGGGGCCCGCCGACATCTCTTCAGAATTGATCAATGCTTTCGAGCAGCACTGCGCGAAGCCGGCCTGA